Genomic segment of Bacteroidia bacterium:
TAGGGATGATAGATATTTTAATGATAAATATCAAGCAGTCCCATCAGAAGGATATACGAAAATATTTGAAAGGATGTTGGGCCATCCAAACATCAAACTAATGCTCAATACCGATTTTAAAGAGGTAATGAGAATAGACATTGAGACAAAGAAGATTTATTTTATGGGTCAGGAGTTTAAAGGCATGGTGATTTTTACAGGGCAGATTGATGAGCTTTTTGACTACAAGTATGGAGTGCTTGACTATAGAAGTTTAAGATTTGAGTTTAAGGTTATTGACAAGGAGTATTACCAAGAAACCGCATCTGTTAATTATCCAAATAGCTATGATTTCACGAGGATAACAGAGTTTAAGCATATACATCCCGCAGATACGAGAAAGACTACAATAGCAATAGAATATCCAGAGGACTATTCATTGGGTAAGACGCCATACTATCCATTTTTTACCGAAGATGCTCGCAGGAGGTATGAGATATATTATGAAATGTCGAAGGGTTTTGATAATTTGGTGTTAGTCGGTAGACTTGCAGAGTATAGATACTATGATATGGATGACATAGTCAAAAGAGCCTTAGAAGTTTTTGAGGAGAAAGTAAAATGAATGAGGATAGAGAAACAGTATGCGCGATTGTCGTGACATATAACAGGAAGAAATTACTACTTGAATGCTTGGAAGCCATAAGAAGGCAAACAAGACCCGTGCAGGGAATTTACATAATTGATAATGCTTCCACTGATGGCACACCAGAGTTTCTAAAGGAAAATGGTTATATTAACGAATTACCACCTGAGAATTTAGCAAAGCCTTGGGAAAAAGAGTTTACGATAGAAAATCTTGTAGATGGTAAAGAGATAAGAGTTTACTATGTCCGTATGCACGAGAATACTGGAGGAGCTGGTGGTTTTCATGAAGGAGTAAAGCGAGCTTACGAAAAAGGCTACGATTGGTTATGGCTTATGGATGATGATGTTGAACCTTTACCAGATGGTTTACATAAGCAACTAAGTTATAAACATTTGGGTTTGTGCATGCATCCAACGAAGGTAACTATAGACGGTGAAATATTTCCATTTGAAGGTATTTTGGATATCGCTACAGGCTTCGTTTACCTCAAGAAAAGTGAAGATTTTAGAAAAATGAAGCAGTATACATATATAAATTACGGGTGCTTTGAAGGAATGCTATTGCATAGGTCTGTTGTGAGTATTGTAGGGCTTCCAGAGAAGAAATTCTTTCTATACTATGATGATACATACTATGGATATATGATAAATAAAGTGACGAATGTTCTATACATAAAAGACATATGCTTCGT
This window contains:
- the glf gene encoding UDP-galactopyranose mutase, which encodes MFNYIIIGAGFAGSVIAERIASQLGKKVLIIERRNHIGGNCFDYKDENGIIVHKYGPHIFHTDHKEVFDYLSNFTDWHYYNHRVLAFIDGKKVPIPFNFNSMDMVFPKDLSNKLQNKLLSYYQYGSKVPILKLRQINDPDIQFLANYVYEKVFLNYTSKQWGKKPEEIDPEVTARVPIFIGRDDRYFNDKYQAVPSEGYTKIFERMLGHPNIKLMLNTDFKEVMRIDIETKKIYFMGQEFKGMVIFTGQIDELFDYKYGVLDYRSLRFEFKVIDKEYYQETASVNYPNSYDFTRITEFKHIHPADTRKTTIAIEYPEDYSLGKTPYYPFFTEDARRRYEIYYEMSKGFDNLVLVGRLAEYRYYDMDDIVKRALEVFEEKVK
- a CDS encoding glycosyltransferase family 2 protein — translated: MNEDRETVCAIVVTYNRKKLLLECLEAIRRQTRPVQGIYIIDNASTDGTPEFLKENGYINELPPENLAKPWEKEFTIENLVDGKEIRVYYVRMHENTGGAGGFHEGVKRAYEKGYDWLWLMDDDVEPLPDGLHKQLSYKHLGLCMHPTKVTIDGEIFPFEGILDIATGFVYLKKSEDFRKMKQYTYINYGCFEGMLLHRSVVSIVGLPEKKFFLYYDDTYYGYMINKVTNVLYIKDICFVKKLKRNSHGLNKLELYLHFRNYIGYLARKVCEDKRRYWSLA